A window from Variovorax sp. PBL-E5 encodes these proteins:
- a CDS encoding CaiB/BaiF CoA transferase family protein produces the protein MNQEQRKTAGGEAVTARQPLAGIRVAEFCSTAAGPFCAMLLSDMGAEVVKIEPPEGDGLRQWPPITDGYSENFASVNRNKKSVVLNLKDPASAEIARRLILDCDVVVENNRPCVMDRLGLGYAQLRAEHPDLVYCSISAFGQSGPRASEGGFDLTIQAAAGVMSVTGEEGGVPVKCGVPVSDFASGLYGAYAVAAALSAVRAGAGGVHIDVPMFGCTLAIAALQTSEYFGSGRSPRRLGSAHPRNAPYRAFEASDGYFAIAAGNHPLWLKVLGVVDMPQLAADPRFLSTLDRATHQADLKVLLEEKFRTAPVAHWLQVFREAGVPHSAINDYASALADGQVDAMGWVHALTLPNGATTRTFGFPLRLDGHAADIRSGPPALGEHTEEIRARYGERVPA, from the coding sequence ATGAATCAAGAACAACGCAAGACCGCCGGCGGCGAAGCCGTCACGGCCCGGCAGCCGCTGGCCGGCATCCGGGTCGCGGAGTTCTGCTCCACGGCCGCCGGTCCCTTCTGCGCGATGCTGCTGTCCGACATGGGCGCCGAGGTCGTCAAGATCGAGCCGCCCGAAGGCGACGGCCTGCGCCAGTGGCCGCCAATCACCGACGGCTACAGCGAGAACTTCGCCTCGGTGAACCGCAACAAGAAATCCGTCGTGCTCAACCTCAAGGACCCGGCCTCAGCCGAGATCGCGCGCCGCCTGATCCTGGACTGCGATGTCGTGGTCGAGAACAACCGCCCCTGCGTCATGGACCGCCTGGGCCTCGGCTATGCGCAGCTGCGCGCCGAGCATCCCGACCTCGTCTACTGCTCGATCTCGGCCTTCGGCCAGAGCGGCCCGCGCGCCAGCGAAGGCGGCTTCGACCTCACCATCCAGGCCGCAGCCGGCGTGATGAGCGTCACCGGCGAAGAAGGCGGCGTGCCGGTGAAGTGCGGCGTGCCGGTGTCCGACTTCGCTTCCGGGCTCTATGGCGCCTATGCCGTGGCGGCGGCGCTGAGCGCGGTGCGCGCCGGCGCCGGCGGCGTTCACATCGACGTGCCCATGTTCGGCTGCACGCTGGCCATCGCCGCACTGCAGACCAGCGAGTACTTCGGCAGCGGACGCAGCCCGCGCCGCCTCGGCTCCGCGCACCCGCGCAACGCGCCCTACCGCGCGTTCGAGGCGTCGGACGGCTACTTCGCGATCGCGGCCGGCAACCACCCGCTCTGGCTGAAGGTGCTCGGCGTGGTCGACATGCCGCAGCTGGCCGCCGACCCGAGGTTCCTGAGCACGCTCGACCGCGCGACCCACCAGGCCGACCTGAAAGTGCTGCTGGAAGAGAAGTTCCGCACCGCGCCCGTCGCGCACTGGCTGCAAGTGTTCCGCGAGGCAGGCGTGCCGCACTCGGCCATCAACGACTATGCGTCCGCGCTCGCCGATGGCCAGGTCGACGCGATGGGCTGGGTGCACGCGCTCACGCTGCCCAACGGCGCGACCACGCGCACCTTCGGCTTCCCGCTGCGCCTCGACGGCCATGCGGCCGACATCCGCTCGGGCCCGCCCGCGCTGGGCGAGCACACGGAAGAAATCCGCGCACGCTACGGCGAGCGCGTGCCCGCGTGA
- a CDS encoding cysteine dioxygenase codes for MSDRLDPFVAAVTAAVERCADEAQLLDRLEHAMRQLVAADDWLPAERAQPHPQHYQQYLLHCDPQQRFSVVSFVWGPGQQTPIHDHTVWGVIGMLRGAEIGQHYRRTPRGMQAEGTPERLNPGDVAAVSPRIGDIHRVSNAFDDRVSVSIHVYGTDIGRLTRHVFDPQTGAVKDFVSGYANACKAAT; via the coding sequence ATGTCTGACCGCCTCGACCCCTTCGTGGCCGCCGTGACGGCCGCCGTGGAGCGCTGCGCCGACGAAGCGCAACTGCTCGATCGACTCGAACACGCGATGCGGCAACTCGTCGCGGCCGACGACTGGCTGCCCGCCGAACGCGCCCAGCCGCACCCGCAGCACTACCAGCAGTACCTGCTGCACTGCGACCCGCAGCAGCGCTTCTCGGTCGTGAGCTTCGTCTGGGGCCCGGGCCAGCAGACGCCGATCCACGACCACACCGTGTGGGGCGTGATCGGCATGCTGCGCGGCGCCGAGATCGGGCAGCACTACCGCCGCACGCCCCGGGGCATGCAGGCCGAAGGCACGCCCGAGCGGCTGAACCCCGGCGACGTCGCCGCCGTGTCGCCGCGCATCGGCGACATCCACCGCGTGAGCAATGCCTTCGACGACCGCGTGTCCGTCAGCATCCATGTCTACGGCACCGACATCGGCCGGCTGACCCGGCACGTCTTCGATCCGCAGACCGGCGCGGTGAAGGACTTCGTGTCCGGCTACGCCAACGCATGCAAGGCAGCGACATGA
- a CDS encoding enoyl-CoA hydratase/isomerase family protein: MTEAPVLVDASAAVWRVTLHRPQQGNACSAELVRALDDAVARAEAEGAEALVLQGQGRHFCTGFDLSKLDDETDDTLLARFVRIELLLQRIAHAPFLTIALAQGRTMGAGADLFAACGLRLAQADAAFAFPGARGFGLVLGTRRLAARVGTETALDWVESGRSVAADEACRRGLVTSLVDGPHAIDAHSLARWREDAQLRASLRQAVDPHRADAAARDLDLLVRSAARPGLRERVAAYVARVAAARRSSPPGPVRDA, from the coding sequence ATGACCGAGGCGCCCGTTCTCGTCGACGCCTCGGCGGCCGTCTGGCGCGTCACGCTCCATCGCCCGCAGCAGGGCAATGCCTGTTCGGCCGAACTCGTGCGCGCGCTCGACGATGCGGTGGCGCGCGCCGAGGCCGAGGGCGCCGAAGCCCTCGTGCTGCAGGGACAAGGCCGTCACTTCTGCACCGGCTTCGACCTTTCGAAGCTCGACGACGAGACCGACGACACGCTGCTCGCGCGCTTCGTGCGCATCGAGCTGCTGCTGCAGCGCATCGCCCACGCGCCCTTCCTCACCATCGCGCTCGCGCAGGGCCGCACCATGGGTGCCGGCGCCGACCTCTTCGCGGCCTGCGGGCTGCGGCTCGCGCAGGCCGATGCCGCCTTCGCCTTCCCGGGTGCCCGCGGCTTCGGCCTCGTGCTCGGCACGCGGCGCCTTGCCGCGCGCGTCGGCACCGAGACGGCGCTCGACTGGGTCGAGAGCGGCCGCAGCGTTGCGGCCGACGAGGCTTGCCGCCGAGGGCTCGTCACCTCGCTGGTCGATGGCCCGCATGCCATCGACGCGCACTCTCTCGCGCGCTGGCGCGAGGACGCGCAGCTGCGCGCCAGCCTGCGCCAGGCCGTGGACCCGCACCGCGCCGACGCCGCCGCGCGCGACCTCGACCTGCTCGTGCGCTCCGCCGCGCGGCCGGGCCTGCGCGAGCGCGTGGCCGCGTACGTCGCGCGCGTGGCCGCGGCGCGCCGCAGCAGCCCTCCCGGTCCGGTGCGTGACGCGTGA
- a CDS encoding carboxymuconolactone decarboxylase family protein, whose product MFMNWTDLLGTLKRSYTRLGNTNPKMLEAYRAVAAAQGSNGALDAKTRELIAMAVAVTTRCDGCISSHAAAAAKAGATEAEMSDALGVAIALNAGAAYVYSLRAMEAFGELKGNNS is encoded by the coding sequence ATGTTCATGAACTGGACCGACCTGCTGGGCACCCTCAAGCGTTCCTACACCCGCCTCGGCAACACCAACCCGAAGATGCTGGAGGCCTACCGCGCCGTGGCCGCGGCCCAGGGCTCCAACGGCGCGCTCGACGCCAAGACCCGCGAATTGATCGCCATGGCCGTGGCCGTGACGACGCGCTGCGACGGGTGCATCTCGTCGCATGCGGCTGCGGCTGCGAAGGCCGGGGCGACCGAGGCTGAGATGAGTGATGCGTTGGGCGTGGCGATTGCGCTGAATGCGGGGGCTGCGTATGTGTATTCGCTGCGCGCGATGGAGGCCTTCGGGGAACTGAAGGGCAACAACAGCTGA
- a CDS encoding chromate transporter, translating into MTDATTNVAPTNSPGYSRWQLVRYMLGLGTWGFGGPVALVGSMYRDLVERRGWISDSDYKEGITLAQLMPGPLAAQLAIYLGYVHYRLAGATLAGIAFVLPSFLMVVAIGAAYVAYGGLPWMQAVFYGVGACVIGIIAMSAWKLTTRSIGRDKLLWAIFLLSAVLTVLTQSESVWLFLGAGVLVWLVRAPPKRWFGGHLGSIAAVAPTAAMLAAGTTDWHLLGQIGAFFAYAGSFVFGSGLAIVPFLYGGVVTEHHWLNERQFVDAVAVAMITPGPVVITTGFIGYLIAGFWGALVAALATFVPCYLLTVAPAPYFKKHGKHPGIVAFVDGVTAAAIGALSGAVLVIAQRSIIDLATAALAIGTAALLWRFKKIPEPLVVVAAALLGLLLYPLAKHA; encoded by the coding sequence ATGACCGATGCGACGACCAACGTGGCGCCCACGAATTCTCCGGGCTATTCGCGGTGGCAACTGGTGCGCTACATGCTGGGTCTCGGTACATGGGGCTTCGGCGGACCGGTGGCGCTCGTGGGCAGCATGTACCGGGACCTGGTCGAGCGCCGGGGCTGGATCTCCGACTCCGACTACAAGGAAGGCATCACGCTCGCGCAGCTGATGCCGGGACCGCTCGCGGCCCAACTGGCGATCTACCTGGGCTATGTGCATTACCGGCTGGCGGGTGCCACGCTGGCAGGGATCGCCTTCGTCTTGCCCTCATTCCTGATGGTGGTCGCCATCGGCGCCGCCTATGTGGCCTACGGTGGCCTGCCCTGGATGCAGGCCGTCTTCTACGGCGTCGGTGCTTGCGTGATCGGCATCATCGCGATGAGCGCGTGGAAGTTGACGACCCGAAGCATCGGCCGCGACAAGCTGCTCTGGGCGATCTTCCTGCTCAGTGCCGTGCTCACGGTGCTGACCCAGTCCGAGAGTGTCTGGCTCTTCCTCGGCGCCGGCGTGCTGGTGTGGCTGGTGCGCGCGCCGCCGAAGCGCTGGTTCGGTGGGCATCTCGGCAGCATCGCAGCTGTAGCGCCGACGGCTGCGATGCTCGCCGCGGGGACCACGGACTGGCATCTGCTCGGGCAGATCGGCGCGTTCTTCGCGTACGCCGGCAGCTTCGTCTTCGGAAGCGGGCTTGCGATCGTCCCGTTCCTGTACGGCGGCGTCGTCACCGAACACCATTGGCTCAACGAGCGCCAGTTCGTCGATGCCGTGGCGGTCGCGATGATCACGCCGGGTCCGGTCGTCATCACAACAGGCTTCATCGGCTACCTGATTGCCGGGTTCTGGGGTGCGCTCGTCGCGGCGCTGGCCACCTTCGTGCCGTGCTATCTGCTGACCGTCGCGCCCGCGCCGTACTTCAAGAAGCATGGCAAGCACCCCGGCATCGTCGCGTTCGTCGATGGTGTCACGGCCGCGGCAATAGGTGCGCTGAGCGGCGCAGTGCTCGTCATCGCGCAGCGATCGATCATCGATCTGGCGACAGCCGCGCTGGCCATCGGCACCGCTGCGCTGCTGTGGCGCTTCAAGAAGATTCCCGAGCCGCTGGTCGTCGTCGCGGCGGCATTGCTCGGCTTGCTGCTGTATCCGCTGGCGAAGCATGCCTGA